The following proteins come from a genomic window of Meiothermus sp. Pnk-1:
- a CDS encoding DUF790 family protein: protein MAVLKSEHLAYTVRSGRAYPRFVRPDRGLPWAEAVLGVIAEHHRLRRGELMEALHALEGDSPDYNLVRGLAHLALSEAEFALGTSLEPARLREEAFALAAQRGYGTPTTQGVLRDLAERHALEASQIPALLYADLPENHLLVRLPDLTPAQLLDRYNLAQAQGLLYSATHLVLQVHRNEVGEYKKLFRYLKFYRLMFTVEGDLDSGYRIHVDGPASLFQATRRYGVRMAALLPALLHVTRWELTARLWLQGQAVEYALDWRAVSQRLRSHYPRPPEFDSVLEATFARRWEKLQTPWRLEREVEVVDLKGTVFLPDFALRHPDGRRVYLEIVGFWHPEYLRRKLEKVRAARMDHLILAVSRRLALSQEALADLPGRVLWFKGQIQPEAVLEMLEPIPEG from the coding sequence GCGCTCAGGTCGGGCCTATCCCCGCTTCGTCCGGCCGGATCGCGGGCTGCCCTGGGCCGAGGCGGTGCTGGGGGTCATCGCGGAACACCACCGGCTGCGCCGGGGCGAGCTGATGGAGGCCCTGCACGCCCTGGAGGGGGACTCTCCGGACTACAACCTGGTGCGCGGCCTGGCCCACCTGGCCCTCAGCGAGGCGGAGTTCGCCCTGGGGACTTCCCTCGAGCCGGCCCGGCTGCGCGAGGAAGCGTTCGCCCTCGCGGCGCAGCGGGGATACGGCACCCCCACCACGCAGGGGGTGCTAAGGGATCTGGCGGAGCGCCACGCGCTGGAGGCGAGCCAGATACCGGCCCTGCTATACGCCGACCTGCCGGAGAACCACCTGCTGGTGCGCCTGCCCGACCTCACCCCCGCCCAGCTTTTGGACCGCTATAACCTGGCCCAGGCCCAGGGCCTGCTCTATTCGGCCACCCACCTGGTCCTGCAGGTGCACCGCAACGAGGTGGGGGAGTATAAGAAGCTCTTCCGCTACCTGAAGTTCTACCGCCTCATGTTCACCGTGGAAGGCGACCTGGATAGCGGCTACCGGATCCACGTGGACGGGCCCGCCTCGCTGTTTCAGGCTACCCGGCGCTACGGGGTGCGCATGGCGGCCCTGCTTCCGGCCTTGCTGCACGTAACCCGCTGGGAGTTGACGGCGCGGCTTTGGCTGCAGGGCCAGGCCGTGGAGTATGCCCTCGACTGGCGCGCCGTGAGCCAGCGATTGCGCTCGCACTATCCCCGCCCCCCGGAGTTCGACTCGGTGCTCGAGGCCACCTTCGCCCGGCGCTGGGAGAAGCTTCAGACTCCCTGGCGGCTCGAGCGGGAGGTGGAGGTGGTGGACCTCAAGGGCACGGTTTTTCTGCCCGACTTCGCCCTGCGCCACCCGGACGGGCGGCGGGTATATCTGGAGATCGTGGGCTTCTGGCATCCGGAGTATTTGCGGCGCAAGCTGGAGAAGGTACGGGCGGCGCGAATGGACCACCTCATTCTGGCGGTCTCCCGGCGCCTGGCCCTGAGCCAGGAGGCACTGGCCGACCTGCCGGGGCGGGTGCTGTGGTTCAAGGGGCAGATCCAGCCTGAGGCTGTGCTGGAGATGCTTGAACCCATCCCCGAGGGCTGA
- a CDS encoding winged helix-turn-helix domain-containing protein, with product MRWQAALLSLIAALALPVVGLVTGRVVGDFFLEVFAPRSSRGDLIGAVGAGFGVLVYALALASSYSHLRHYYRGYEAQGVRASWALALAVEVATFYMSFAYVVIHSPWAFWGSLIGAFVVFWGNFSSMYEARIERAGDTDLCGETTTQPARTSVVAASPVGEHLEAAQLHGAFPEQTLQAFVSAEAVETRIRQVRQEVRAVRKTDDPLSGRMANATVHRTVDEPLPKQTAHAAHPAASPLGEHLEVRPVTLPTQEGHEAPSRGPDFPLSEVDRKVLRLAAAGPVGPSSVSRALGIAKSSAGDRLRRLERMGLLVKQGSSYVIAVKGN from the coding sequence ATGCGCTGGCAAGCGGCTTTGCTCTCCCTCATCGCGGCTCTGGCCCTGCCGGTGGTTGGACTGGTCACGGGCCGGGTGGTGGGAGATTTCTTCCTCGAGGTGTTCGCTCCGCGAAGCAGCCGTGGAGACCTGATCGGTGCTGTAGGCGCTGGCTTTGGCGTGTTGGTGTACGCCCTGGCGCTGGCCTCCTCCTACTCGCACCTGCGCCACTACTACCGGGGCTACGAGGCCCAGGGGGTGCGGGCCTCGTGGGCGCTGGCCCTCGCGGTCGAGGTTGCGACCTTCTATATGAGCTTTGCGTATGTAGTCATTCACTCCCCGTGGGCCTTCTGGGGCAGCCTTATCGGGGCCTTCGTGGTGTTCTGGGGCAACTTCTCCAGCATGTACGAGGCTCGGATTGAACGGGCTGGGGACACCGACCTGTGTGGAGAAACCACCACACAGCCCGCTCGCACGTCGGTAGTCGCTGCTTCCCCGGTAGGGGAACACCTTGAAGCAGCCCAACTGCACGGCGCATTCCCCGAGCAAACACTTCAGGCGTTTGTTTCGGCGGAGGCTGTGGAGACCAGGATCCGCCAGGTAAGGCAGGAAGTCCGGGCGGTCAGGAAGACGGACGATCCCCTGTCGGGACGGATGGCTAATGCCACTGTTCACCGGACGGTAGATGAGCCCTTGCCGAAACAGACTGCTCACGCAGCTCATCCCGCTGCTTCGCCGTTAGGCGAACACCTTGAGGTCAGGCCGGTAACCTTACCCACCCAGGAAGGACACGAGGCTCCCTCAAGGGGGCCAGATTTCCCCCTCTCCGAGGTTGATCGGAAGGTGCTCCGCCTGGCTGCGGCAGGGCCTGTGGGCCCCTCGAGCGTCAGCCGGGCGCTCGGAATCGCTAAGAGTTCCGCAGGGGACAGGCTCCGGCGTCTAGAACGCATGGGGCTGTTGGTGAAGCAGGGCTCGAGCTACGTGATTGCCGTTAAAGGAAATTAA
- a CDS encoding GGDEF domain-containing protein, whose amino-acid sequence MQRRVVDAMTRDPRVVEGELSVAEAARLMNQHRVGGLPVLVGGRLVGLLTSRDVRAAHPNRLVLDAMRKDPLTISPEASLFEAFERMQQEGVERLLVVEEEKLVGVLTKGTLLYALGASQDPLTGLARADWLRHTLEGYLQGGLDPTLIFADLDGFGALNKAHGHVAADRALRALGQLLGNFARTHGGEAFRYAGDEFVLLFPRPRSEVLPLLEALRQELGTLKVEGLPPLSFSLGISGGQRHSGRVPENPAATADDLINLASQASTKAKGSAKGWVQVAGKPDLWDRRP is encoded by the coding sequence ATGCAGCGCCGTGTTGTCGATGCCATGACCCGGGATCCCCGGGTGGTAGAAGGTGAGCTAAGCGTGGCCGAGGCGGCCCGCCTGATGAACCAGCACCGGGTGGGTGGCCTGCCGGTGCTGGTGGGGGGGCGGCTGGTGGGCTTGTTGACCTCCCGGGACGTGCGGGCGGCCCACCCCAACCGCCTGGTACTGGACGCCATGCGCAAAGATCCCCTCACCATCTCCCCCGAGGCTAGCCTCTTCGAGGCCTTCGAGCGGATGCAGCAGGAGGGGGTGGAGCGGCTGCTGGTGGTGGAGGAGGAGAAATTGGTGGGGGTGCTGACCAAGGGTACGCTTCTGTACGCCCTGGGCGCCAGCCAAGATCCCCTGACCGGGCTGGCCCGCGCCGACTGGCTGCGGCACACCCTCGAAGGGTATCTGCAGGGAGGGTTGGATCCTACGTTGATCTTTGCCGACCTGGACGGATTCGGCGCCCTCAACAAAGCCCATGGCCACGTGGCAGCAGACCGGGCCCTGCGGGCGCTAGGCCAGTTGCTGGGGAATTTTGCCCGCACCCACGGCGGGGAAGCCTTCCGCTACGCCGGTGACGAGTTCGTGCTGCTATTCCCCCGCCCCCGCAGCGAGGTGCTACCCCTATTGGAAGCGCTGCGGCAAGAATTAGGAACGCTGAAGGTGGAGGGCCTGCCGCCGCTGTCCTTCTCCCTGGGCATATCTGGGGGACAGCGCCACTCGGGCCGGGTGCCAGAGAACCCGGCGGCCACTGCTGACGACCTGATCAACCTGGCCAGCCAGGCCTCCACTAAAGCCAAGGGAAGCGCCAAAGGCTGGGTCCAGGTGGCTGGGAAGCCAGATCTCTGGGATCGTAGACCGTAG
- a CDS encoding EAL domain-containing protein produces the protein MPDILLSASRTSDASVDVIVLDALRAIREHLGMEVAFVSQFHDGRHYFRFVDSSSADPPIAAGDSDPLEESYCQRVVDGRLPELIRDASQLPAALELPATTALPVGAHLSTALRLSNGQIYGTICCFSSKPDPTLGERDLALLHLFASFVSQQIERRLEAEHARQAMVERVSSVLEAEAFSTVYQPIFHLAEGRILGFEALTRFSATPARSPDVWFNEAAEVGLGERLEMAVVTKALAGLEHLPPELFLSLNVSPAHLLSGAVARVLEGMPLGRIVLEVTEHVPIPDYSRFAAVLKPLRSQDLRLAVDDAGAGYASFSHILQLDPDLIKLDTTLTRNIDTDRTRRSLAAALIRFAQETGSRIVAEGVETVAERDTLHRLQVDMAQGYLLGHPLPIAEAVALLP, from the coding sequence ATGCCGGACATCCTCCTCTCCGCTTCCAGGACCAGCGATGCCTCCGTCGACGTGATCGTGCTGGACGCCCTACGCGCCATCCGCGAGCACCTGGGCATGGAGGTGGCGTTCGTGTCGCAATTCCACGACGGTAGACACTACTTCCGCTTCGTCGATTCCTCCTCGGCAGACCCCCCCATCGCCGCGGGTGACTCCGATCCCCTCGAGGAGTCTTACTGCCAGCGCGTCGTCGATGGACGGCTTCCCGAGCTGATCCGCGACGCCTCGCAGCTACCAGCGGCGCTGGAGTTGCCGGCCACCACCGCCTTGCCGGTGGGAGCCCACCTGAGCACCGCCCTGCGCCTGAGCAACGGCCAGATCTACGGCACCATCTGCTGCTTCAGCTCCAAGCCCGACCCCACCCTGGGCGAGCGCGACCTGGCCCTGCTGCACCTGTTCGCCAGCTTCGTTTCCCAGCAGATCGAACGGCGGCTGGAGGCCGAGCACGCCCGGCAGGCGATGGTCGAGCGGGTCTCGTCGGTGCTCGAGGCCGAAGCTTTCAGCACCGTCTACCAGCCGATTTTTCACCTCGCGGAGGGGAGGATCCTGGGCTTCGAGGCCCTGACGCGGTTCTCGGCCACACCCGCCCGCAGTCCCGACGTCTGGTTCAACGAGGCGGCTGAAGTCGGCCTAGGCGAGCGACTCGAGATGGCGGTGGTCACAAAGGCCCTGGCCGGGCTCGAGCACCTGCCCCCTGAACTCTTCCTCTCGCTCAACGTCTCCCCGGCCCACCTCCTCAGCGGCGCGGTCGCCCGCGTACTCGAGGGCATGCCGCTGGGCCGCATCGTGCTCGAGGTGACCGAACACGTCCCCATCCCTGACTATTCAAGATTCGCCGCGGTCCTTAAGCCCCTGCGCAGCCAGGACTTACGCCTGGCGGTCGATGACGCCGGCGCTGGCTACGCCAGCTTCAGCCACATTCTCCAGCTCGACCCCGACCTGATCAAGCTCGACACCACGCTCACCCGCAACATCGATACCGATCGCACGCGCCGCTCGCTGGCGGCAGCGCTCATCCGCTTCGCGCAGGAGACCGGGAGCAGGATCGTCGCCGAGGGGGTGGAGACCGTGGCCGAGCGCGATACCTTGCACAGGCTGCAGGTTGACATGGCCCAGGGCTATCTACTGGGGCATCCGCTGCCGATCGCCGAGGCCGTCGCCCTGCTGCCATAA
- a CDS encoding IS5 family transposase, translating to MKPTIRKPYPSDVSDEALFRGVSRVEWAFVMPYLTLLPLDARQRKYDLREVFNALRWLVRTGAQWEYLPHDFPPPQIVSEQARRWMNRGVFEDLVHDLRETLRLLQGRAAQPSAAIYDGRTLQSSPESGERAGYDGAKKRKGSKVHMAVDTLGHLLAMVVTPANEQERAQVAELSKAVQAVANRQVEIAFVDQGYTGSEAEQAAAQEGIALCVVKLEESKKGFVLLPRRWVVERSFAWMARFRRLARDYERLTETLKGFHWLAFSILLLPKVLDGLRIAS from the coding sequence ATGAAGCCAACCATACGCAAGCCATACCCATCCGACGTAAGCGATGAGGCGTTGTTTCGCGGCGTTAGCCGGGTGGAGTGGGCCTTTGTGATGCCCTACCTGACCCTGTTGCCCCTGGATGCACGGCAGCGCAAATACGACCTGCGGGAAGTATTCAACGCCCTGCGTTGGCTGGTAAGAACCGGCGCTCAGTGGGAGTACTTGCCCCACGACTTCCCACCCCCCCAGATTGTCAGCGAACAAGCCAGGCGCTGGATGAACAGGGGCGTATTTGAGGATTTGGTGCATGACCTGCGGGAAACGCTGCGGCTATTGCAGGGCCGAGCGGCTCAGCCCAGCGCAGCCATCTATGATGGTCGAACCTTGCAATCAAGTCCTGAGAGCGGTGAGCGAGCAGGTTATGACGGGGCTAAGAAGCGCAAAGGGAGCAAGGTGCACATGGCCGTAGATACGCTGGGGCACCTGCTGGCGATGGTGGTCACCCCGGCCAATGAGCAGGAGCGTGCCCAGGTAGCGGAACTCTCTAAAGCGGTGCAAGCCGTTGCCAACCGGCAAGTCGAAATCGCCTTTGTGGATCAGGGCTATACGGGCTCCGAAGCTGAGCAAGCGGCTGCCCAAGAGGGGATCGCCCTATGTGTGGTCAAGCTAGAAGAGAGCAAGAAGGGTTTCGTCCTGCTTCCCCGGCGCTGGGTGGTCGAACGCAGCTTTGCCTGGATGGCTCGTTTTCGCCGTCTGGCTCGTGACTATGAGCGTCTTACTGAGACCCTCAAGGGTTTTCACTGGCTGGCTTTCTCCATTCTGCTTTTACCGAAAGTTCTGGATGGTTTACGTATTGCTTCCTAG
- a CDS encoding bifunctional diguanylate cyclase/phosphodiesterase, whose translation MHKARLFPYPGFPYRRLGWVALAIATYVVLFLVLFPHMGLGVAALSAVWVGLAGWLLGMRGGLVLAAVNFPLHVWLFSQVGEPLLMTLKGPGFYVGLLLGAASGWVRGLVDRLEASEGRYRSLVEMAPVGVLVHDGERILYVNPEAGRMLGARHPKELLGRSVRSLVGPESLPLVPTPVETLVSPRESSEFPGAGRPGAERVEVRWRRLDGTPVTAEVSGARVWYADRAAIQLTLRDLSAQQQLQHSLERLTYHDPVTGLPNRAALLQEGARILALARRQGWGVAVLWLGLEGFASLREVLSQRQADLLLQRAGERLRRVTREQDYLVSCGGGEFALVAQNAIPSGVLRLARRLQRALEAPFFLGDRPVHLTPSVGIACYPKNALDLEGLLSAAYAAMQRARSEDCRMALFDPEEARRTREYMVLEEALRRALAEGELILHYQPVLDLGSGQVAGVEALVRWQHPTRGFISPEVFIPLAEERGLIRELDRYVLRRALGEAAGLPGWVAVNLAPQSFREPGFVRFLQESLEQTTTAPDKLVLEITERTLADPAAAQPVLKRLRALGVRVAVDDFGTGYSSLTYLRSFALDHLKVDRSFVQGIGSHPQDQAILQGVFFLARNLGLECVAEGVETAEQVEWLRAEGCALAQGYHFARPMPLEQLRTWLHSHNSPRSSSSAGDNPGK comes from the coding sequence GTGCACAAAGCCCGATTGTTCCCGTATCCTGGCTTCCCCTACCGGCGGCTTGGGTGGGTTGCGCTCGCTATCGCTACCTATGTTGTCTTGTTTCTGGTGCTTTTCCCTCACATGGGCTTGGGGGTCGCGGCCCTCAGCGCGGTCTGGGTGGGGTTGGCTGGTTGGCTGCTGGGGATGAGGGGAGGGCTGGTGCTGGCGGCAGTGAACTTTCCTTTGCACGTATGGCTGTTCAGCCAGGTAGGGGAGCCGCTACTGATGACCCTCAAAGGGCCCGGCTTCTACGTGGGACTGCTGCTGGGGGCGGCCAGCGGCTGGGTGCGGGGACTGGTGGACAGGCTGGAAGCCAGCGAAGGGCGCTACCGCAGCCTGGTGGAGATGGCTCCTGTAGGGGTGCTGGTGCACGACGGGGAGCGCATCCTCTATGTCAATCCGGAGGCCGGACGCATGTTGGGGGCCCGGCACCCTAAGGAATTGCTGGGGCGCTCGGTGCGGAGCCTGGTGGGGCCTGAAAGCCTGCCCCTGGTGCCTACGCCCGTGGAGACCCTCGTATCGCCGCGAGAAAGTAGCGAGTTCCCGGGGGCGGGACGGCCAGGGGCCGAACGGGTGGAGGTGAGGTGGCGCCGCCTCGACGGTACTCCCGTCACGGCCGAGGTCAGCGGGGCGAGGGTGTGGTACGCGGACCGGGCGGCCATCCAGCTAACCCTGCGCGACCTGAGCGCCCAGCAGCAGTTACAGCATAGCCTCGAGCGCCTGACCTACCACGATCCGGTGACCGGGTTGCCCAACCGCGCGGCGCTGCTCCAGGAAGGGGCCAGGATACTGGCCCTGGCCCGCCGCCAGGGCTGGGGGGTAGCGGTCTTGTGGCTGGGGCTGGAGGGCTTTGCCTCCTTGCGGGAGGTGCTGAGCCAGCGCCAGGCCGACCTGCTGCTGCAGCGCGCAGGAGAGCGCTTGCGGCGGGTTACCCGCGAGCAGGACTACCTGGTCTCCTGCGGGGGAGGGGAGTTCGCCCTGGTAGCGCAAAACGCCATCCCCAGCGGGGTGTTGCGCCTGGCCCGGCGGCTGCAACGAGCCCTGGAGGCCCCCTTTTTTCTGGGGGACCGGCCCGTCCACCTCACCCCCAGCGTGGGCATCGCCTGCTATCCCAAGAACGCCCTCGACCTGGAGGGGCTGCTCTCGGCGGCCTACGCTGCCATGCAGCGGGCCCGAAGCGAGGACTGTCGGATGGCCCTGTTTGACCCCGAGGAAGCCCGCCGGACCCGCGAATATATGGTTCTGGAGGAAGCGCTGCGCCGGGCGCTAGCCGAAGGGGAACTCATCCTGCACTACCAGCCGGTGCTGGACCTGGGCAGCGGGCAGGTCGCGGGGGTGGAAGCGCTGGTGCGCTGGCAGCATCCTACCCGGGGGTTCATTTCCCCCGAGGTCTTCATCCCCCTGGCCGAGGAACGCGGCCTTATCCGCGAACTCGACCGCTACGTGCTGCGCCGGGCGCTGGGGGAGGCCGCCGGCCTGCCGGGCTGGGTGGCAGTCAACCTCGCCCCCCAGAGCTTCCGCGAGCCGGGGTTTGTGCGCTTCCTGCAGGAGAGCCTGGAGCAGACCACGACCGCCCCAGACAAGCTGGTGCTGGAGATCACCGAGCGCACCCTGGCCGATCCCGCTGCCGCTCAGCCGGTGCTGAAGCGGCTCAGGGCGCTGGGGGTACGGGTAGCGGTGGACGACTTTGGCACCGGCTACTCCTCGCTGACGTACCTGCGGAGCTTTGCGCTCGACCACCTCAAGGTCGACCGCAGCTTCGTACAGGGGATCGGAAGCCATCCTCAGGACCAGGCTATCCTGCAGGGCGTCTTCTTCCTGGCCAGGAACCTGGGCTTAGAGTGTGTGGCCGAGGGGGTGGAGACCGCCGAGCAGGTGGAGTGGCTGCGGGCTGAGGGTTGTGCCCTGGCTCAGGGCTATCACTTCGCCCGGCCCATGCCCCTTGAGCAGTTGCGAACCTGGCTTCATAGCCACAACTCCCCGCGCTCGAGCTCCTCGGCTGGAGACAACCCCGGGAAGTGA